The window AGGGAACAGCGTCCTGGTGTAAGGActttttttccatgctgctgaAATTCCGAGGGCCTTTTGGAGCAGTATGTTTACAGAAACAAACCTGAGGTGCGTTTACATCTCTTGGAGGCTCTGAAAGTCCAACATGTGGAGTTTTTTATACATCACATCTCCGAAGTCAGTGTTTTCACTTGTACATCTGTGTCTGCTTTTTGGAAGTTTGAGGTGGTGAAATTTGGCTACTGTGTAATCAGCTCCTTTTCTTCGCCCTGCTCTTTCCAGTTGCCCTTGCTTTCAGAGCAGTTTGAGAGCTCCTAGGTGTTGCAAAGGATGTAGGAAGCCTTCCATAATCAATGACAATGTGTGTGTTCCCCTGGGGGGTAACTTggccctcctgctctgctcgtCTGCACACACGCTGCACCTTCACCTCTTTAAAAGTGCACATCCTGAATGTCCACTGTGACCCATCCTGTGGGATGACTCACATTCCTGGAACTTTCTTGCCTGGCTTCTGAAGCTTAACAAAAGGGCTAAGGCTCTTTTCAGACATCCTATCAGGctttattaggaaaaatgttGTCTGCCCTTCCCATCTGGACAGTGCCTGTAGTGCCTGGTGCACTTGACTGCCTCGGGCCACTGCTGGCCATTCATGTCTGGACATGGGAGGTTCATCTGGTGCCTGGTGTTATCCTGGTAGGTTCTCTGAGCACTGAACACTGGAAACACTCAACTCAAACTCTGAAAACTGGGGTTAGGCTGTGTGGCTTGCTAACAAACACTCTACAGCTGCTCGGGAGATGAGTCCTGACTAGGACACCCTTATTAAACACTTCAATAATTCTGAAATGTCAGGGGTGGGGTCAGGCAGCGAAGGAGCAATGAGTGTCACTTTTCTCCTAGGTCAGCCAGTGTTGTTAAACACTTCAATCCCAGGGAACcaaaaaaagctgcagagaacTCTCAGGATTAGATGTGGCCTGTACAGCATATGTGCTCCTTGTTTTAAGTTGCTCAGTGCACCAGATACTAAGCAGACAGATTTACTCTGGCTTTCCCCAGTTTTATTGGAAACAGCACACTCCCCACTGGATGGCAGGAAGATAATTGGCTAAAAAAGTGTCTGACTCCCATGAGCATGTCACTGAAAAGCTGTCTGAGCCAGAAGCACTGGCAGATTTAGGCTGGATGATACTGAGAGCTGGCTGGTGCCTTTTTTCTGAGGCCTGCTGGCAATTCCTGGTTGCAGGTgcttctattttttcttctgccttcctGCATCTCCATCTTTTCCAGGCAAGTGTCTGTGTGCCCTGGGGTGTCCTTGCCAGAGCACTGACACTGGTTAGCACAGGACAGGGTGGGCTTGTTCTGGgagagggagggcagcaggagcagcagggtccTGAGGGATGCAGGTGCTGTGGGCTCAGAGTGCTTGAGCTGGGACAGGAGtacagctgggatggagcttcAGGTGGTCACATCAGGGCTAGAGAGGTGGAGACAGGAGGATTATGCTTAAAAGTAGGAGTGATTTAGTGAGGCAGGAGGCAAAGCCCTCCCAAACCCCTTGGGAGCCATTGCATAATTGTCCAAAAGGCAGCTATTAATAGATCTCTGTGCCCttcagctggcactgctgggaggagCTTTGTGCCTTGGGGCTTTGGAAAGTCACTGGTAGTGCTGCTCAGAGCTATGGATGCTGAAGGGGTGCTGCACAGGGCACCCACctctgcagggatttgggaatgtgtgtgtgacagctgagtgtgagctctgtgtgtgtcgGGGGTTCCTCTGTATCTGCTCAGTGTCAGTGAGATGAAACATCATAAATgttttctcttcccttcagATACCACCTCCTCAAACTTCTTCAGAAGTTTGGCAAAGTAAAGCAGTTTGACTTTCTCTTCCACAAGTCTGGTGCTCTGGAAGGGCAGCCCAGGGGTTATTGTTTTGTCAACTTTGAAACCAAACAGGTAAGTTTATCTAAAGTTCTGCTATAAATTATTGACttctctcccattttttttaatgctagtTCAAAACTACAACAGGAAAGGTTAAATTCAGTACTTTGTCTACACAAACCCACAGTTTCtaacagctctgctctgtcacAGCCACTTTGTGACTGCTCCTGGAAGTAGCAATAGTGattttctgtctcctctgcTGTTTTCTCCTGAACCCTGCCTTTTAGTGCTAAGCAGAAAGGGCCAGTTCTTTGGTCCATTTTGCAGCTGGTGGTAAGAAGTCAGAGGAGTCCTAACATTGTGCATCTAGGAAATTATTCACAGGAGGGTGGAGCAGCAAGGCAAATAAAGTCTGGTTACTGGGAGTCTTTCAGAGGTGTCCCTGCATTGGGGTACAGCGGGAtaaactttctgtgctgtcAGTGAGCTGTACTTACAGTAGGctaaataacaaagaaaaaagggcTCTTTCCATGTGAGTGGGTTTTGACTAAAGGCTTGGTTTGTTTATGGAGCTGTCTTCCTGTGCAGGAAGCAGAGAAGGCGATCCAGTGTCTCAATGGGAAGCTGGCCCTTTCCAAGAAGCTGGTGGTGCGGTGGGCACACGCACAAGTCAAGGTAAGCTGGCTGCTGCAAGGAAGAATTGCCTGTAGTTTGCAAAACTGAAAAGCTTTAATAATAAAGCCTTCTTATCAGGGCAGTCTTTGCCtggcaaaataatttcagtCTCTTCTAGGAAATAACTCGGGGAGTTGATGTTTACAGCTTCTCCTGTCTACCCAAGCTGTGCTGGATTAGCTGTGAGTGAGGACAGGCCCTTTAACCTGGGGTTCTTTGGGAGGGGGTTTCTGCTCAGAGCAGTGTGAACAGATTACTTCTCTAAATGCCCATGTTTTTACTTTTCCCAAACTTAGTGAGTAATTGGCTGGAAGTTTGAATCCTTccctttgtggtttttttgcatAGGAGAGGTATGGAAATTCCCAATTACCGGTTGCTGTGTTACTTGGTTCCACTTCTGAAAGCACTTATGTGGCAGCAGCTCTAATTAGTTTTGACTTTAAAGTAACATACTCTGCATCTAAGCTAAATATCCTTTTATTCCTTGTTCCGTCACATAAACAATCAAGTTTTTAAGATTGACTTAGGCAGTTCCTTCTGGAACatccttcttttcattttttaaaggtCTTGTCTCGTTTCTCCTACAGTTATTTACTATCTTGTTTTTGataaagcaatttatttttaataactttctTTGCAGATTGACAGATTTTGGGGGAGGCAGAGAGGAGATGCTTGTTGCTATTTTCCTATGGGTAGTTTTCTTTTAGTTGATTATTCTCCCAGCAGCTTTCTGCTTTGTCTTATCAAGTATATTAATGCATCtgcttaaaaaaccaaaccaggtATCATATTAAAGGAGACCACATTGTTTTAGTTACTGACTTCAAGGGCTCTTGTCAGCACATCCAAGCTTGTGCAAACCCAGTctccattttctgtttctgtggagctgctggagtgccACGTGCTTCTGGATGCCTGAGGAATGATCAGGCCACGCAGGGAGTCTGAGCTGGAGGAGTGAGTGtctgcccagctgctcctgggtctGGGGAGGAACATGCATAAATAATCACTCACTTCACATGGCATTTTCCAGTCCCTGAATGGAAAGACTTAACAGCACAAGACTTTGGCTCATTGTAACAGAAGTTGTTTTAGACAGGACCAGCACggtgctgagcagctctgggatgagTGGCCAAGGCTCAGCAGACGCTGTTGGtttgagcagctctgctgaaaaacAAACCTGACTCTGTGCCAAGCGAAATAAGGAAGCAGAACACTGCAAATAGTTCAGGAGGCCCGTTGCCCACAGAGATGACAGACTCACAAGCTGCCTTCTACAGAAAGGAGGGGGTTcctaattgattttttttcttttttccccatcttttcTCCCAGGACTGCCCAGTTCTGTGCACTCTTGTGCTTGGGTtgccttctggctctgcacataAAGAGCACAGCAAGCAGTGCAGTAGTTACCTTCAAGTTTACCATCTGTGCTTCCTGCCTTATGTAGAGGGGAACAAGGAGTGACAGGATAAGGTTTAAGGATCCACAGTACAATGCACATAACTGTTCAGTATCCAGCCTGCATTCCATGGTGGTACTAACCAAATATTGTGGTTGGGATTTGTTTCAGTGTTTGGCCACCAAAATCTTTCCTAGCAAAAGCTCCACAAAACCTGAGGCAATGCTAATCCAGCTTTAAAGTCCATCTGTGGGAAATGTTTCTTTGTTCCTAATTGCAGCTGACTCAGTCCTTGGTCTCTTGCTTGCAGAGATATGATCACAATAAAAATGAGAAGATCCTTCCAATCAGTCTGGAGCCATCTTCCAGCACGGAGCCACCCCAGTCCAACCTAAGGTAGGAGATGGGTTGGGTGAGAGGTGaccctgctgtggggctggcagggcaccaGCTTCTTCCATTTCAGTAAGATTTAGAGTTGTTGGCATTGTGTTAAAAATGTGCACAGCAAAAGAAGCTGGTTTTGAAAGGACAGTGCCTGTGAAGTCGCTCACTTGATGTGGGACACTTCAGACtggaagtttattttctaatGTGCAAAGCCAGTTGGTACTAGGAAGGGAATGAGGTGAGATGAGGAATTGGGGATGCATAGCACTCCATCTCCTTTGGCCAGAATCTCTGCACTTTGTGTGAATTGGGTTTTTACTGGACTAATTTGGTTCAGCAAAATGCTTATGAGCAAGAAGTTCCACAATAGTGGCAgaagattaaaacaaaatcacagGTAGTATTTCAcataaaactaattttaattttttttgccagtGGTTTTTTGCTCGTAGGTCTTGTCTGTGGGATGTGGTTAAATTCTCCAACCACTGCATTTACCTGAAGCACGTTGCTGCTTTGCTAATTCAGTTTGTTTGTGTGGTTTTCCTCTGTGTTCTGTCAGTGGGACCCTGTGAGGAACCAGGACCAGATTAATGCACTTGCCCAGAGATAAAATGAGCTTGTAATTCAGAAGTAACAGGCTAGGAAGGAAAGAGCAGAGGGGTTTGATCATGCAGATTGTTAACTGCATCAGTGGCACAAAGGGGTTGTTCTAGTGAGGATGGATGGTGCAAGAAGCCACAGTGGGGCAGGGAACATTCCTCCCCATCCATACCCAGTGGAGGATAGTGAATAACAAAAGTCCTAGGAATTTGGGGTGTAACCTAGGATAGCTTCTCCCTCTGGGATAAACCCTGCTAATGCTGAAATAATGTTTCTTCCTGACCTAATTAGAGTCTGGGGTTTTCCCATCCCGAGCGGGCTGTAGCTGGGAGGAAGTCTGGCTttcatttctctgctgttcccagcagccagctccgagctctgctctgctgcacatgCTCAGAGCTCCCGAAATGACATCATGTCACATGAAGGAGGAAGCCTTGCCGTGGTCTTGTCTcactcagcctcctccaggaaGCTCTGAATAGGTGCAAGGGCTGTTATTTTGTGGTGCTGAGGTGTCTCTTGGAGGAGCAAACCCGTGCAGAGGTTGAAATGCAGCAGtgtgggctctgagctgtgcaTTCCTGCCTcgctgtggctgcagcagtgggggctGCCTGGCCCCTCCTTGTGCAGGGAGGATTCTCGTGTCAGCAGAATCTCTGGATTTCTGTAGTTGGGTTTCATGCTAAGATCAAGCTCAATTTCCCTTCTGCTCTTTCTCTTCCCAGCGTCAGTGCAAAAATAAAGGCCATTGAAGCCAAGCTGAAGATGATGGCAGAAAATCCAGACGCAGAATATCCTGCAGCACCTGTTTATTCTTACTTCAAACCACCAGATAAGAAAAGGACTACTCCTtactccagagctgcctggaaaTCCAGAAGATGATGCTTCTGAATGGATGATGGTAGCAAGAAACACTGCTTTGTATACCTGGAGTCCTCCAATGCTTTTGTACTTTTGTAGAGTGGGAAGGACAGTGCCACCTGAGCAGGGCacggccagcacagccctctgtCACACCTGAGGGTCTGCACGttcctgcctgtgcagctcaCAGCTGAAGGCTGTTCAGAGAAATAGGTTCCCTTCAAAACCTCTGAGGAACACACAGGCAACCTCTCGTTAGTGTGCATTCATTAGCCAGATTAGGAACAGTAACCAGCGTTCGGAGTAAAGCACATCCAAAAATACTCCATTTAACTGATTACTTTTTAACGTATTTTTGAACAAAATGTATTCCAATTCATGTTTTAATGGAAGGGGAAGCACTTGGTTTTGATTAACATGCTGTAGTTATAATGGAAAAACTTTTTCATCTcaataaaattcattttaaatagaTCTTGCAACACCTTTAGTAACTGTGCATGCAATATTTTATATGCACCAAGGCCAATTGATTTTACATTTTGATTTGCACATTCCACAGTGTTACTTTATGATATGGTAATGACACAGCACAGGTATTTTCAGTGTCATTTAGGCTGGAGGTGTGTGCCTGCCTGCAGGAATTAGTGTATTTACACATCTCTGaggtctgtgctgtgccctgagctTTGGCATTTGTGTTCAGTGATCCCCAGTGGTGGCAGCTCCTGGTGATCCAGGTGTGGCAGTGTGGGAGTAACTGCAGCCTCTGAGACATCTTCAAGCCATGAACTTGGTGTTctcccctgtcctgcccagcctTGGTTTCCACGGGCTGGTAGAGGTGGTCAGCTGCCTCTGGTGTGAGGTGGCACCAGGGTTTGTGGGGAGCTGGGACTGCCCCAGGGGCCAAATCCACAGATCTGATGGAGGGCATTGCTCTGAACCATCTGATCTGCAGCATGTTTTCCCCCTAAATGTCTGCAAAATAGAAATCTGAGGAAAAAACACTTTCTGGCAGCATTTTCTCCTTTGTGCACACAGTGCTGTGACTGCAGGTGCCAGGAGGGTGTCAGAGAGCTCACGTGCTCAGGTCCAGGTGACACTGGTCTGATTTTCCCTCTCCAGTGCTGTCAGACCTCATCGGTCACTATTGAGCTGCTCCCCCCAAGCTGGTTAATGGTGGTCTCAAACAGTAGGAGGAAAACAATTTGGAAACAGCCCCAGTTAGTGCAGGCAGGAGTTGCTcagtggcacagcccagggaggtttgtattcctgcagcagcagcacacctccctccaggcagagctggcttcCTGCTGCCGAACCGAGCACCTGGAACGGAGCCGTGCCTGTCTGTGGTGGAGGATTGTTGAAAGCCTCAATTGTTCTGAAGTAGGTCTCGTGCTGTTAATGTTTGTTTCCTAGTTTCTGGGTACCTGAGTAGAGGGAAAAGTAGTATTCTTGGGAGTTTGTACCCCTCTGAATGTGAGTGACACCCGTTTGCATTCCTCTGTGAACAGCCTGTGTTTGTTCGTGTGTGCTCTAACGTTTGTAGCTTTCCGGGTCTGTATCTGCATTGTTTAAAACAGCTCTGAATTCTGTTCCTATTAGGAAGATACCTGAAGATACCTGGCTTCAACTGGGTGTGTGGCTGTGCTCCCCTCAGAAACATCCTTtgatatttatttgtatttcgATACAATTTGTTGAAATTCGTACAGCtctaaataaacatttaaaatgcatgttttcCTCCAGGAAAGCCGAGGGTGGCAAGCAGGAAGTGAGTGAGGGTGGTAAATGCTTGGCATCAGCCGAAGTCCACTGACAGAACCGGGGTACAATAGcatcagtcttttttttttttaattatttctttgccCTGCCGTGGTCGCTAACAGAAGTGCCTTGTCTGTCCAGCCAGCCTCAGACCTGGGGGAGCTTTATTGCAGGTCGGTGCTGGTGctggtcactgctgctgccgccgGCCTGGCAGGCGCTGGTGCTGCCTGCGGCTCCCCGGGGCCCAGAGTTCCTCACCCTGGAGTTGGGAGGAGGGAAATGCTCagaaactggtttttttttcatgagcATCAGCCCTGGGACTTTGCGTAAGACCGTCGTGAGAGAGGTTTGAAGAGCGCCGGGGAGCGCGGCATCGCTGGAGCCGTGAGTTGGGAGGGTGGCAGCTGGTGGTGGGAAGGAGAGCTGGGCTTGGTGCCTGGCTCCTCTGGAGGGGAATTGGGCTGTTTCTCACTTCTAGCCTGCCCTCCTGTCCTCTGAGGGGGTTCCTTGCTTCCCCTGTATTTCCAGCAAACCCATGGGAGCAAGGTGGGTTACTGAGGGCGACGTTCACCATGGCCACAGTGTGGGGTTTTCCTTGGTATTTGAACCATTCTGCCTGTGGTGACAGTCCCTCACTTGGGACAGGCACGGAATCTTCCCTCTGGGAACACACAgcattcccaaccccaaattctgggattctggccGAGCTGCTGCTTGACACGCTGCCGCCTTGTTGCTGCCTTGTAGAAACTCCAGGACTGGaggagggagcacagggggGTAAGTACAGGGATGGACTCAGGGCTGATACCTGTGAGCTGCAGTGCTTTGCATtccccagtccctgcccaggctctATCCCTGGTGCAAGAAGCACGTGTGAGATctgcctgctctcagcaggCAGTGAGAGCAGGACACCACAGAGCCAAGACTtactcccagggctggagaagggCAGAAGCTGGCCTGGAGTCACCCCAttcctgagcctgctctggCTTTGCCAGGTCCAGAGAGCCGGGTCTGTAATCATGAGAGCAGTGCAAGCATCTGCTTGGCTGCGTGGTGCTGGCCCGTGGTGCTGAGCCGTGGCTGCCAAGCCCAGCATCGCTCTGGGGATGCAAATAAACCCCACACGGCCCTGCCTCGACCAGTGCTGCGTAGGGGGACAGACAGCTTTCATGGCTGTGTCCATGAAAACTCCTACATGtttctcctggagcagccagagctaATTCAGACCCCACCAGTGAGAACGAAGGGTTTCAATTGTCCTTTCTCAGCATCTCGCCTCTGCACTTGTCCGTGTCCCCCCACACTCGGCCTCTGTGGAGCCGGGGACAGGGGAGGACAAGCTGGCAGGCCTTGGGTTCCGTTTCCTGGGGGTTTCTCGGGCTTTCCTGCAACCTCGATGTTTAAACCTAATGCCTTGTATTTATTCTAAAATGGCTTTCATCTGATTTCCCTCTCGGTTAACAATTTAGCTGTCACAATCAATAACGGCGAGGATCCATCCCCGGCCGCCATCAGCTCACGTTACCGTCCTGCAATTACCCGGCGGTGGCACCGCTGCCGGGGCTTTGCTGGGGAATTATCAGGTTACTAATGAAGCCCGGGCAGCGGCGGGCGGCCAGACGCCGCGGCGGTGGGCGCGATCCCCGCTGCCGCGATCGGaggggggctgcggggccggcCCGGACCGTGCGCCCCGTCGGGGCGGGCAGCGGCGGGGGAGGACCGGGACGAGCCGGACCGGgctgccccctccccgccgcgcccgcgggcggtgccgccgccggtgccgccgccgcAGGTagcggggcccggcggggcgggcggcccccggggcgcggcgggggggCGCCGTTTCCTGCCCGGCCCGCGGCCGCCCCCGgcgggggagcggggccggcgcggTTCCCCGCCCGGCTCCCCGCCCTTCCTGCCGCGGCCGCGGGACGCGCCGCCCGCGGGCAcggagcgcggcggcggcgggcggagcggggcgcgCCCGCCCCATGCACCGGAGCCATGGGggcgggcagccccggggcccTGGCCGCCGCGCCCCGGCCGGCGCCCAGGCGGGCAAGGTgagcgctgccgccgccgccgctgccgtcggggccgggagcggggctggagcggggccgggctccCCGCGGCGGCCGGTaccggggctggggccgggccggggccggggccgctaGCTGCCTCCCGCGTCAGAGGGGTGGATTTTTCCATCCCGGCGTTTTCTGGGGCGTTTTGTGCTCGGcggagggagagggggaagaatTTCGATTTTTAATTActaccattaaaaaaatcaaatttgcaATTCTTTGGGTGGCCTGATGGATTCCCTGATTGACAGCCGGAATTGACACTCTGGTACCTCTTATCTCGGGCATTTACGGCAATTTCTAATTGCAGGtagtttggggggtttttcaGCGCCTTGGCTCGCATGGGAACCGAGCGATTACTTCAAGAGGCCCGGGTTAAGTGCAGGCAGGGGGAGAATTCAATCCACATTCAAATTGCTTCATTAAAGAGACGCAGCTTTTGTTGCAAAGGATTTAAATGGCCACTAGAAAGTTCTTATTTATTGTTTTGAGGCGGTTTATATAGGGTGCCCCGCGCTCGCCCGGCGCATGGAGCCGCAGCCTCCCTCTCCCGCTCTCTCCATCAAGGTGATGCCGCCGGAGCCGCTGCCCAAGGGGAGCGCCCGCTGTCTGGACCCGCACTCCCGCGCCATGGTAAGCGGGGCCGGGGGTTGCGGGTTCCGGCCGGGACCCGCCGGGCCGGGAATGCGGGGCCGCACTGGGCCGGGGGTGCCGGGAGCTGTGGGGATCCGCTGGGCCGGGGGCTGTGGGGACGCGCGGGACCGGGGATTACGGGGTCCCGCCGGGGATGTCAGGGGTTTGTTCGTACCCGCCGGGCCGGGGATGCCGAGGACGGCGGGGACCCGGCGGGACGCTGCG is drawn from Haemorhous mexicanus isolate bHaeMex1 chromosome 21, bHaeMex1.pri, whole genome shotgun sequence and contains these coding sequences:
- the RBM18 gene encoding probable RNA-binding protein 18, producing the protein MEPGRQALPLENASILSEGALQDGHRLWIGNLDPKITEYHLLKLLQKFGKVKQFDFLFHKSGALEGQPRGYCFVNFETKQEAEKAIQCLNGKLALSKKLVVRWAHAQVKRYDHNKNEKILPISLEPSSSTEPPQSNLSVSAKIKAIEAKLKMMAENPDAEYPAAPVYSYFKPPDKKRTTPYSRAAWKSRR